The Nitrospira sp. genome window below encodes:
- a CDS encoding restriction endonuclease subunit S: MSTKSGEDQLNVKYYNGKFDAYQRTYVIESLDKTALDVRYLYRFLDSYLEYLRRLSIGGVIKYIKLENLTEARIPLPPLPEQRKVVEILDKADELRAKRRAALAQLDTLTQSIFLDMFGDPTTNPKGWPQEDLKTFFFFRTGKLDSNAAEPGGKYPFFTCAQENFQIDTFAFDCEALLLAGNNANADYSVKYYKGKFNAYQRTYVITLQDERNSYAYARFVLEHKLAELKRISKGTNTKYITLELLNRMRVPVPPTELQERCEKVVTQVNQHKTANLTTASKFDTLFASLQHRAFQGDLWLGSDEASEVVHEFGR; this comes from the coding sequence GTGTCCACGAAATCAGGGGAAGATCAACTCAACGTTAAGTACTACAATGGCAAGTTCGATGCCTATCAACGGACTTACGTAATTGAATCACTAGATAAGACAGCCTTAGATGTTCGATATCTTTACCGTTTTCTGGACTCGTACTTGGAGTACCTACGACGTCTGAGTATTGGCGGAGTAATCAAGTATATTAAGCTTGAAAATCTAACCGAGGCGCGCATCCCTCTTCCGCCTCTCCCTGAGCAACGGAAAGTAGTGGAGATTTTGGACAAGGCGGACGAGCTGCGGGCCAAGCGCCGCGCCGCCCTCGCCCAGCTCGACACCCTCACGCAATCCATCTTCCTCGACATGTTCGGCGATCCAACTACGAATCCGAAGGGATGGCCGCAAGAAGATTTGAAGACCTTTTTCTTCTTCCGTACAGGAAAGCTTGATTCCAATGCGGCGGAACCAGGCGGGAAGTATCCGTTTTTTACCTGCGCACAAGAGAATTTCCAAATTGACACTTTCGCATTCGACTGCGAGGCGCTGCTGCTTGCTGGTAACAATGCAAATGCCGACTACTCAGTGAAGTACTACAAAGGTAAGTTCAACGCATATCAACGGACCTATGTGATTACTCTGCAGGACGAACGCAACTCCTATGCGTACGCACGATTTGTTCTCGAACATAAGTTGGCAGAATTAAAACGCATATCAAAAGGTACAAATACAAAGTATATAACGTTGGAACTTCTCAACCGCATGCGGGTGCCAGTACCGCCTACAGAACTACAAGAGCGATGCGAGAAGGTGGTCACACAAGTGAATCAACATAAAACAGCTAATCTGACCACAGCGTCAAAATTCGACACTCTTTTTGCGTCTCTCCAACACCGCGCCTTCCAAGGAGATCTGTGGCTAGGTTCTGATGAGGCATCGGAGGTGGTCCATGAGTTCGGTCGGTGA